The genome window GATGGTGCGCCCGGGATTTCTTCGGGGCCGACGCGACGCAGTACCGCACTGATGCGTGCTACCAACTCTCGCGGATTGAAAGGTTTCGCGAGATAATCATCGGCGCCCATTTCGAGGCCGACGATGCGATCCACGTCTTCGCCTTTGGCGGTGAGCATGATGATAGGGGTCTTGTCGCCGGCACCGCGCAGGCGGCGACAGATGGACAAGCCGTCTTCGCCCGGCAACATCAAGTCGAGTACCAGTAAATCGTAGCGTTCGCGCAACCAGAGCTTGTTCATGGCCTGGGCATTTTCGGCGGTCACTACATTGAAACCTTGTTCGGATAAATAACGGCGCAGCAGATCGCGCAAGCGCAGATCGTCGTCAACCACCAGTACTTTGGTCTGGTGGGAGTTGGTCGAGTGGGCCGTGTCCTTCATGGATGCATTTGTCGTATTCATATGGCTATGGTAACTTCAGAACGTCTTCTCGACATAGCGAGGAGTAGAGGCATTACAAAGTGTTACAACCTTTACGGAATTGGGCTTAGGCCTGGGAGCAAAGCAGCATAAACTTTGAACATGCTTAACAAGGACGTGAGAGCTGTTCAAAGCGCTGCGGAAGATGATGATGAATATAACATTGAAAAGAATGGGATTGGTGTTGCTGCTGATCAGTACCTTTGCAAGTACGTCGATGGCGCTTGCGCAATCGCGGTTTCAGAATAATCCATTCGGTTCTTCTTACGTGCAAAGCGATAACCGCTATGGCGGTAATCAGGGGCAGGGCGGCTATGACGGCCGACGCCAGCAGAATGATCGTGGCTACGACAATAATGCCAATCGCAATATGGAAAGGCAGCAACAGGAGCAATCGCGCCGCGATGCGCGCCTGTCGCCAGATGAGCGGCGTGCATTGCGCCGCCAGATTGACGAAGCCGGGCGTGATATCTATGCGCCGCGCCGCTAAGGAAGCCTCAGCTTGACGCTGTGCAATAAAAAAGCCACCAGGATCTGGTGGCTTTTTCTTTGTTGATTACTTTATCCGGGAGAGAGGGCGCTTAGCCGGCGACGATATGACGACCGACGCTCTTGCTGGCGGTCTGGCCATTCGGGCCGTAGACATTATTGCCTTGCACGGTGCCGTGCTGCAGGATGTTGAGCACGTTTTGATTGCGCACCATCTGCTTGTTGATCAGGATGCCGTTGACACGATTGAGTTCTTTTGCGACTTCGACCAGTTCAACCAGTTCATTCCAGGACTTGCGTGCGGTTTTCGACTGTGAACTTTCCAGCCACAGCTTCATGCTCGATTCGGTCGGTTCAAAACCTGCGGCGGCCAGCGCATTGTGGCGCCAGTTGGCCAGCTCTGCCATGCGGGCAGCGGCTTTGGCCTTGGCTTCAGTGAGGGCGGTGATGCCTTCCACGTCGGCGGCGATCAGGTGTTCCTGTTCCAGCTGCAATAATTGCGTCAGAGCACGAATGGCTTTGTGTTCTTCACTCAAACTATCTGCAGGGCTGGTACCGAACGATTCCATGAATTTTTAACCTTTACGTGTGGAGATCAGGTCTTTCACCGTATCCATCAATCCGTCAGCGACGCGTTCTGCGTTTACCTGGAATTGACCACCGGCAATAGCTGCCTTGATCTCATCAACTTTTTTAGCATCAAATACGCTGGCGCTGGCAACCTGGCTGGTCAGCGCCTGCACTTGCGACGATAACGTCACGTTGGAAGACACCTTGCCGGTATCGGCTTTTTCCGGTGCCTTGCCTGCGCGAGTCTGCGTGGCTGCTACGCCGACTCCCGCGATTTTCTTGCTTGCGTCATTAATTTTCACGACTTCACCCCGTTTGGTTTGCGGCAAAACGCCTATCTCTGCTTGGTCTATCGGCGTTATCACAGCAAACTTTAGTCCTAAATGGGTCAAACGTAAAATATTGTGTATTAATTTGTATTGCTAATATGCTAATTCAACGATCCCGCCCAACTTGGCAATCCCGCTAATTACCTGGCCTGCAGCGGTCCTGACCTGGGTTAGTTGACCCTCGTTAGCATTATTTAAAGCGCGTGCTTCGCTGGAAACACTGAAGCCGTCGCCATTCAATATCACCCGTACCGCCTGGCCTTGCTGGATCGCTTGCTGGTTGCGCAAGGCATCCTGCCG of Janthinobacterium sp. Marseille contains these proteins:
- the ompR gene encoding two-component system response regulator OmpR, translating into MNTTNASMKDTAHSTNSHQTKVLVVDDDLRLRDLLRRYLSEQGFNVVTAENAQAMNKLWLRERYDLLVLDLMLPGEDGLSICRRLRGAGDKTPIIMLTAKGEDVDRIVGLEMGADDYLAKPFNPRELVARISAVLRRVGPEEIPGAPSETPQSFTFGEFVLDLGTRTLKKNDETVPLTTGEFSVLKVFARHARQPLSREKLMELARGREYEVFDRSLDVQISRLRKLIEPDPSTPLYIQTVWGLGYVFIPEGKPR
- a CDS encoding flagellar protein FlgN; translated protein: MESFGTSPADSLSEEHKAIRALTQLLQLEQEHLIAADVEGITALTEAKAKAAARMAELANWRHNALAAAGFEPTESSMKLWLESSQSKTARKSWNELVELVEVAKELNRVNGILINKQMVRNQNVLNILQHGTVQGNNVYGPNGQTASKSVGRHIVAG
- the flgM gene encoding flagellar biosynthesis anti-sigma factor FlgM encodes the protein MITPIDQAEIGVLPQTKRGEVVKINDASKKIAGVGVAATQTRAGKAPEKADTGKVSSNVTLSSQVQALTSQVASASVFDAKKVDEIKAAIAGGQFQVNAERVADGLMDTVKDLISTRKG